A DNA window from Engystomops pustulosus chromosome 6, aEngPut4.maternal, whole genome shotgun sequence contains the following coding sequences:
- the ZBTB40 gene encoding zinc finger and BTB domain-containing protein 40 isoform X2 has translation MELPNYSRQLLQQVHTLCKEQQFCDCTIFVGSLHFRAHKLVLSAASLLFKSLLETTETISIDASVVTPDEFSLLLEIMYSGKLPPGKHNLTKIITVADSLQMFDVAVSCKNLLTELMNHSTPSQKKEVPVHPVTFVKTDLKPVVPRSNVLSETFALEKMLSPMSVTGSSVLAAPEQLPINKTLSPTLLAKKVDANGNMQLATQALPEGSTEQGLPISKVMERKEENGTGPSNAERTLTPPLPNAALVLKESIKVSSPPNTAITSAPPVDEMCQQQPTSQQESADNVMDSDSIAADIEATACTSAQGDKAAIVEETTEPAAKKRRLDDTETEKTSGELDFLIRYESIFSEALSDPQSVLENLNKCQEINEAEKQVVVECCQAEEGSSTFAKLLEKVKDGQSIVVESVLALLKLCRDTNPSVNEVLREKEPQDKDLDEQSVETALVEKEKTLFDLLMERREELIQCITELSPIIECLDTAEEGFLTNIEKKVITDCCESGTHKEVMNKLLRKASETKTLSPDSLIKLLQAVREAFPDLHTLLDILEPHSKKSSFKGKMSLADYGAELLKQYQENVSEVVNDADLFISGLSSATNLTDHERELMENIVRKNCSTRIFSILVSCVFEEQTLGVVAIWQLLLAMQEISPAVRSLMDEIRKEPGADVFFHSVMNRENEVAEILVRHSESIAQAFRHCDVLSLVSPDDKALTNLVKQMLNIPQQKENGNLSAKLLLSSALQHNVPVVKFGQLLCSLQDSAPDLQPLMKEVEELGFLVDGKFNIQSPIKWTVNNDCQLDVIEEIGDRNEDDDEAKDDENEEVDSEKERAELAQEKGSKKNFICKACDKIFLFRCRLEVHMKRCRMAKRNPLQCKDCNVVQASKKELDQHREEVHGYLISRNNKGKKKMLVTCDICGKEFAHPSGLQYHKRTEHFDEKPFSCEECGAKFAANSTLKNHQRLHTGERPFVCKHCHMTFTQAAALSYHTKKKHSEGKMYVCQYCDAVFAQSIELTRHVRTHTGDKPYVCRECGKGFSQANGLSIHLRTFHNIEDPYDCQKCRMSFPTLEENRQHIQVVHSKEYHPCPSCEKIFSAPSLLERHIVTHVGGKPYNCEICDKAYQQLSGLWYHNRTHHPDLFAAQSHRSSKFSSAQCSSCEQVFSNSSTLQKHAKLEHPGTQPFQCLYCSECFQFPGALQHHVSTDHFNETENTFGCELCGELFTSQALLEKHYETDHPDIVLAETQAANTQVVQVIQTQDQVAAGEQVITLDQSQLAGSQVIVALPDSQSSQAAGTELVAVSMEDLFDGTVTLICGDAVSGMTQRTQS, from the exons ATGGAGCTTCCGAATTACAGCAGGCAGCTCTTACAGCAGGTCCACACCTTGTGCAAAGAGCAGCAGTTTTGTGACTGCACAATATTTGTGGGCTCTTTACACTTCCGAGCTCACAAGCTTGTTCTGTCTGCTGCAAGTTTGCTTTTCAAGTCCCTGCTAGAAACGACCGAAACCATCTCCATAGACGCCTCCGTCGTCACCCCCGATGAGTTCTCACTGCTCCTAGAGATCATGTACTCAGGAAAGTTACCACCAGGGAAGCACAACTTGACCAAAATCATTACTGTGGCCGACAGCCTCCAGATGTTTGATGTGGCTGTAAGCTGCAAGAACCTCCTGACTGAACTGATGAATCACTCTACCCCGAGCCAGAAAAAAGAAGTCCCCGTCCATCCAGTAACCTTTGTAAAAACCGATCTGAAACCTGTTGTGCCCAGGAGTAATGTTTTGAGTGAGACTTTCGCTCTTGAAAAGATGTTGTCTCCCATGAGTGTGACAGGATCTTCTGTCCTTGCTGCACCTGAGCAACTACCAATAAACAAAACTCTAAGCCCGACGTTACTGGCCAAGAAGGTGGACGCTAATGGTAATATGCAGCTTGCAACCCAAGCTTTACCCGAGGGATCTACAGAACAGGGTTTGCCCATTAGCAAAGTCATGGAGAGGAAGGAGGAAAATGGGACAGGGCCTTCTAATGCTGAAAGAACTCTAACCCCACCACTGCCAAATGCTGCACTAGTTTTGAAGGAATCTATTAAAGTTTCTAGTCCTCCAAACACTGCAATAACATCTGCCCCTCCTGTAGATGAGATGTGTCAGCAGCAGCCAACATCACAACAGGAGTCTGCTGATAATGTCATGGATTCTGACTCTATAGCTGCAGATATCGAAGCCACTGCCTGCACTTCAGCGCAAGGTGATAAAGCAGCTATAGTAGAGGAGACTACAGAACCTGCTGCCAAGAAAAGAAGACTTGATGATACTG AAACGGAGAAAACTTCTGGTGAGTTGGATTTTCTTATCCGTTATGAAAGTATCTTCAGTGAGGCACTGTCCGACCCGCAAAGTGTCCTAGAAAACCTCAACAAGTGTCAAGAAATCAATGAGGCCGAGAAGCAG GTTGTGGTGGAATGTTGTCAAGCAGAAGAGGGAAGCTCAACATTTGCAAAACTACTGGAGAAGGTTAAAGACGGGCAGAGCATTGTGGTGGAGAGCGTCCTGGCTTTACTCAAGTTGTGCAGAGACACAAATCCGAGTGTGAATGAAGTGTTACGTGAGAAAGAGCCCCAAGACAAGGACTTGGATGAACAATCTGTGGAAACAG CACTGGTGGAGAAAGAGAAAACCTTGTTTGATCTCCTGATGGAGCGTCGAGAGGAGCTGATCCAGTGTATAACTGAGCTCAGCCCCATTATCGAGTGCCTGGACACAGCAGAGGAAGGATTTCTAACCAATATTGAGAAGAAG GTTATTACAGACTGCTGTGAGAGCGGAACACACAAGGAGGTCATGAATAAACTCTTAAGGAAAGCATCTGAAACCAAAACTTTGAGCCCTGACAGTCTGATAAAACTTCTACAAGCGGTGAGAGAAGCCTTCCCCGATCTGCACACATTGCTTGATATTCTGGAGCCGCACAGTAAAAAATCCTCGTTTAAAG GCAAGATGAGCCTGGCAGACTACGGGGCAGAGTTACTGAAACAATACCAGGAAAATGTATCTGAAGTCGTCAATGATGCCGACTTGTTTATCAGTGGACTCTCATCAGCTACTAACCTAACAGACCATGAAAGAGAG CTAATGGAGAATATTGTGAGAAAAAACTGTAGCACTCGTATCTTCAGTATTCTGGTGTCCTGTGTGTTTGAAGAGCAAACCTTAGGTGTTGTGGCCATCTGGCAGCTACTTTTGGCAATGCAAGAGATAAGCCCAGCTGTGAGGTCTCTGATGGATGAGATCCGTAAAGAACCAGGAGCTGATGTCTTCTTCCATAGTG TGATGAACAGAGAGAATGAAGTTGCTGAGATTTTGGTGCGGCACAGTGAGTCAATAGCACAAGCTTTCAGACATTGTGATGTGCTCAGCTTGGTTTCACCAGATGACAAAGCGCTCACAAACTTGGTTAAACAG ATGTTAAACATCCCTCAGCAAAAAGAAAACGGGAATTTGTCTGCAAAGCTTCTCCTGAGTTCTGCGCTGCAGCACAATGTGCCAGTCGTGAAGTTTGGCCAACTACTGTGTAGCCTCCAAGACTCTGCCCCTGACCTACAGCCACTAATGAAAGAGGTGGAAGAACTGG GTTTTCTAGTGGACGGCAAATTTAATATCCAAAGCCCCATAAAGTGGACCGTGAACAATGACTGCCAGCTCGATGTCATTGAAGAGATCGGCGATAGAAATGAAGACGACGACGAAGCGAAAGATGATGAAAATGAAGAAGTAGATTCAGAAAAAGAGAGAGCAGAACTTGCCCAAGAAAAGGGCTCAAAGAAGAATTTTATCTGCAAAGCATGTGACAAGATCTTCTTGTTCCGCTGCCGCTTGGAGGTGCACATGAAGCGCTGCCGGATGGCGAAAAGAAATCCCCTGCAATGCAAAGACTGCAACGTGGTGCAGGCCTCTAAGAAGGAGCTGGACCAGCATCGGGAGGAGGTGCACGGCTATCTCATCTCTCGCAACAACAAAGGGAaaaagaaaatgctggtgacatgtgACATCTGCGGCAAAGAATTTGCTCATCCGTCAG GTCTGCAGTACCACAAGCGAACAGAGCATTTTGATGAGAAGCCATTCTCCTGTGAGGAGTGTGGCGCCAAGTTTGCTGCAAACTCCACTTTAAAGAACCATCAACGACTGCACACAGGAGAGCGCCCCTTTGTGTGCAAGCACTGCCACATGACCTTCACCCAGGCCGCCGCACTGTCCTATCACACTAAAAAGAAGCATTCAGAAG GTAAAATGTATGTGTGCCAGTATTGTGATGCCGTATTTGCACAATCTATTGAGCTGACTAGACACGTCAGAACTCACACGGGAGACAAGCCGTATGTCTGTCGagaatgtgggaaaggtttcAGTCAAGCCAATGGACTGAGTATTCACTTACGGACCTTCCATA ACATTGAAGATCCCTATGACTGCCAGAAATGCAGAATGAGCTTTCCTACATTAGAAGAGAACAGGCAACACATACAAGTTGTACATTCCAAGGAATATCATCCCTGTCCTTCTTGTGAAAAGATTTTCAGTGCTCCTTCTTTACTAGAGCGCCACATAGTCACCCATGTGGGAGGGAAGCCTTACAACTGTGAGATCTGTGACAAGGCATACCAG CAACTCTCCGGCTTATGGTACCACAACCGCACCCATCATCCGGATCTCTTTGCTGCTCAGAGTCATCGCTCTTCCAAGTTCTCTTCTGCTCAGTGTAGCTCCTGTGAACAGGTCTTCTCCAACTCCTCTACTCTTCAGAAGCATGCAAAGTTAGAACATCCTG GGACCCAGCCATTCCAGTGTCTGTACTGCAGCGAGTGTTTCCAGTTCCCGGGCGCCTTACAGCACCATGTATCCACTGACCACTTTAACGAAACGGAGAACACATTTGGTTGTGAGCTATGTGGGGAGCTCTTCACATCACAGGCCCTACTAGAGAAACACTATGAGACAGACCATCCCGACATAGTACTGGCGGAAACCCAGGCAGCAAATACTCAAGTTGTACAG GTCATCCAGACGCAGGATCAGGTGGCGGCAGGAGAACAAGTCATAACCTTAGACCAGTCCCAGCTGGCAGGTTCTCAAGTCATTGTGGCATTACCGGACTCTCAGAGCAGCCAAGCAGCTGGCACAGAACTGGTAGCAGTCAGCATGGAGGATTTATTTGATGGAACAGTCACCCTTATATGTGGAGACGCTGTCTCGGGAATGACACAGAGAACTCAGAGCTAA
- the ZBTB40 gene encoding zinc finger and BTB domain-containing protein 40 isoform X1, with amino-acid sequence MELPNYSRQLLQQVHTLCKEQQFCDCTIFVGSLHFRAHKLVLSAASLLFKSLLETTETISIDASVVTPDEFSLLLEIMYSGKLPPGKHNLTKIITVADSLQMFDVAVSCKNLLTELMNHSTPSQKKEVPVHPVTFVKTDLKPVVPRSNVLSETFALEKMLSPMSVTGSSVLAAPEQLPINKTLSPTLLAKKVDANGNMQLATQALPEGSTEQGLPISKVMERKEENGTGPSNAERTLTPPLPNAALVLKESIKVSSPPNTAITSAPPVDEMCQQQPTSQQESADNVMDSDSIAADIEATACTSAQGDKAAIVEETTEPAAKKRRLDDTETEKTSGELDFLIRYESIFSEALSDPQSVLENLNKCQEINEAEKQVVVECCQAEEGSSTFAKLLEKVKDGQSIVVESVLALLKLCRDTNPSVNEVLREKEPQDKDLDEQSVETALVEKEKTLFDLLMERREELIQCITELSPIIECLDTAEEGFLTNIEKKVITDCCESGTHKEVMNKLLRKASETKTLSPDSLIKLLQAVREAFPDLHTLLDILEPHSKKSSFKGKMSLADYGAELLKQYQENVSEVVNDADLFISGLSSATNLTDHERELMENIVRKNCSTRIFSILVSCVFEEQTLGVVAIWQLLLAMQEISPAVRSLMDEIRKEPGADVFFHSVMNRENEVAEILVRHSESIAQAFRHCDVLSLVSPDDKALTNLVKQMLNIPQQKENGNLSAKLLLSSALQHNVPVVKFGQLLCSLQDSAPDLQPLMKEVEELGFLVDGKFNIQSPIKWTVNNDCQLDVIEEIGDRNEDDDEAKDDENEEVDSEKERAELAQEKGSKKNFICKACDKIFLFRCRLEVHMKRCRMAKRNPLQCKDCNVVQASKKELDQHREEVHGYLISRNNKGKKKMLVTCDICGKEFAHPSGLQYHKRTEHFDEKPFSCEECGAKFAANSTLKNHQRLHTGERPFVCKHCHMTFTQAAALSYHTKKKHSEGKMYVCQYCDAVFAQSIELTRHVRTHTGDKPYVCRECGKGFSQANGLSIHLRTFHNIEDPYDCQKCRMSFPTLEENRQHIQVVHSKEYHPCPSCEKIFSAPSLLERHIVTHVGGKPYNCEICDKAYQQLSGLWYHNRTHHPDLFAAQSHRSSKFSSAQCSSCEQVFSNSSTLQKHAKLEHPDNKIYECEKCKQTYPSPAALQVHIKCKHSGTQPFQCLYCSECFQFPGALQHHVSTDHFNETENTFGCELCGELFTSQALLEKHYETDHPDIVLAETQAANTQVVQVIQTQDQVAAGEQVITLDQSQLAGSQVIVALPDSQSSQAAGTELVAVSMEDLFDGTVTLICGDAVSGMTQRTQS; translated from the exons ATGGAGCTTCCGAATTACAGCAGGCAGCTCTTACAGCAGGTCCACACCTTGTGCAAAGAGCAGCAGTTTTGTGACTGCACAATATTTGTGGGCTCTTTACACTTCCGAGCTCACAAGCTTGTTCTGTCTGCTGCAAGTTTGCTTTTCAAGTCCCTGCTAGAAACGACCGAAACCATCTCCATAGACGCCTCCGTCGTCACCCCCGATGAGTTCTCACTGCTCCTAGAGATCATGTACTCAGGAAAGTTACCACCAGGGAAGCACAACTTGACCAAAATCATTACTGTGGCCGACAGCCTCCAGATGTTTGATGTGGCTGTAAGCTGCAAGAACCTCCTGACTGAACTGATGAATCACTCTACCCCGAGCCAGAAAAAAGAAGTCCCCGTCCATCCAGTAACCTTTGTAAAAACCGATCTGAAACCTGTTGTGCCCAGGAGTAATGTTTTGAGTGAGACTTTCGCTCTTGAAAAGATGTTGTCTCCCATGAGTGTGACAGGATCTTCTGTCCTTGCTGCACCTGAGCAACTACCAATAAACAAAACTCTAAGCCCGACGTTACTGGCCAAGAAGGTGGACGCTAATGGTAATATGCAGCTTGCAACCCAAGCTTTACCCGAGGGATCTACAGAACAGGGTTTGCCCATTAGCAAAGTCATGGAGAGGAAGGAGGAAAATGGGACAGGGCCTTCTAATGCTGAAAGAACTCTAACCCCACCACTGCCAAATGCTGCACTAGTTTTGAAGGAATCTATTAAAGTTTCTAGTCCTCCAAACACTGCAATAACATCTGCCCCTCCTGTAGATGAGATGTGTCAGCAGCAGCCAACATCACAACAGGAGTCTGCTGATAATGTCATGGATTCTGACTCTATAGCTGCAGATATCGAAGCCACTGCCTGCACTTCAGCGCAAGGTGATAAAGCAGCTATAGTAGAGGAGACTACAGAACCTGCTGCCAAGAAAAGAAGACTTGATGATACTG AAACGGAGAAAACTTCTGGTGAGTTGGATTTTCTTATCCGTTATGAAAGTATCTTCAGTGAGGCACTGTCCGACCCGCAAAGTGTCCTAGAAAACCTCAACAAGTGTCAAGAAATCAATGAGGCCGAGAAGCAG GTTGTGGTGGAATGTTGTCAAGCAGAAGAGGGAAGCTCAACATTTGCAAAACTACTGGAGAAGGTTAAAGACGGGCAGAGCATTGTGGTGGAGAGCGTCCTGGCTTTACTCAAGTTGTGCAGAGACACAAATCCGAGTGTGAATGAAGTGTTACGTGAGAAAGAGCCCCAAGACAAGGACTTGGATGAACAATCTGTGGAAACAG CACTGGTGGAGAAAGAGAAAACCTTGTTTGATCTCCTGATGGAGCGTCGAGAGGAGCTGATCCAGTGTATAACTGAGCTCAGCCCCATTATCGAGTGCCTGGACACAGCAGAGGAAGGATTTCTAACCAATATTGAGAAGAAG GTTATTACAGACTGCTGTGAGAGCGGAACACACAAGGAGGTCATGAATAAACTCTTAAGGAAAGCATCTGAAACCAAAACTTTGAGCCCTGACAGTCTGATAAAACTTCTACAAGCGGTGAGAGAAGCCTTCCCCGATCTGCACACATTGCTTGATATTCTGGAGCCGCACAGTAAAAAATCCTCGTTTAAAG GCAAGATGAGCCTGGCAGACTACGGGGCAGAGTTACTGAAACAATACCAGGAAAATGTATCTGAAGTCGTCAATGATGCCGACTTGTTTATCAGTGGACTCTCATCAGCTACTAACCTAACAGACCATGAAAGAGAG CTAATGGAGAATATTGTGAGAAAAAACTGTAGCACTCGTATCTTCAGTATTCTGGTGTCCTGTGTGTTTGAAGAGCAAACCTTAGGTGTTGTGGCCATCTGGCAGCTACTTTTGGCAATGCAAGAGATAAGCCCAGCTGTGAGGTCTCTGATGGATGAGATCCGTAAAGAACCAGGAGCTGATGTCTTCTTCCATAGTG TGATGAACAGAGAGAATGAAGTTGCTGAGATTTTGGTGCGGCACAGTGAGTCAATAGCACAAGCTTTCAGACATTGTGATGTGCTCAGCTTGGTTTCACCAGATGACAAAGCGCTCACAAACTTGGTTAAACAG ATGTTAAACATCCCTCAGCAAAAAGAAAACGGGAATTTGTCTGCAAAGCTTCTCCTGAGTTCTGCGCTGCAGCACAATGTGCCAGTCGTGAAGTTTGGCCAACTACTGTGTAGCCTCCAAGACTCTGCCCCTGACCTACAGCCACTAATGAAAGAGGTGGAAGAACTGG GTTTTCTAGTGGACGGCAAATTTAATATCCAAAGCCCCATAAAGTGGACCGTGAACAATGACTGCCAGCTCGATGTCATTGAAGAGATCGGCGATAGAAATGAAGACGACGACGAAGCGAAAGATGATGAAAATGAAGAAGTAGATTCAGAAAAAGAGAGAGCAGAACTTGCCCAAGAAAAGGGCTCAAAGAAGAATTTTATCTGCAAAGCATGTGACAAGATCTTCTTGTTCCGCTGCCGCTTGGAGGTGCACATGAAGCGCTGCCGGATGGCGAAAAGAAATCCCCTGCAATGCAAAGACTGCAACGTGGTGCAGGCCTCTAAGAAGGAGCTGGACCAGCATCGGGAGGAGGTGCACGGCTATCTCATCTCTCGCAACAACAAAGGGAaaaagaaaatgctggtgacatgtgACATCTGCGGCAAAGAATTTGCTCATCCGTCAG GTCTGCAGTACCACAAGCGAACAGAGCATTTTGATGAGAAGCCATTCTCCTGTGAGGAGTGTGGCGCCAAGTTTGCTGCAAACTCCACTTTAAAGAACCATCAACGACTGCACACAGGAGAGCGCCCCTTTGTGTGCAAGCACTGCCACATGACCTTCACCCAGGCCGCCGCACTGTCCTATCACACTAAAAAGAAGCATTCAGAAG GTAAAATGTATGTGTGCCAGTATTGTGATGCCGTATTTGCACAATCTATTGAGCTGACTAGACACGTCAGAACTCACACGGGAGACAAGCCGTATGTCTGTCGagaatgtgggaaaggtttcAGTCAAGCCAATGGACTGAGTATTCACTTACGGACCTTCCATA ACATTGAAGATCCCTATGACTGCCAGAAATGCAGAATGAGCTTTCCTACATTAGAAGAGAACAGGCAACACATACAAGTTGTACATTCCAAGGAATATCATCCCTGTCCTTCTTGTGAAAAGATTTTCAGTGCTCCTTCTTTACTAGAGCGCCACATAGTCACCCATGTGGGAGGGAAGCCTTACAACTGTGAGATCTGTGACAAGGCATACCAG CAACTCTCCGGCTTATGGTACCACAACCGCACCCATCATCCGGATCTCTTTGCTGCTCAGAGTCATCGCTCTTCCAAGTTCTCTTCTGCTCAGTGTAGCTCCTGTGAACAGGTCTTCTCCAACTCCTCTACTCTTCAGAAGCATGCAAAGTTAGAACATCCTG ATAATAAGATTTATGAATGTGAGAAATGTAAGCAGACATACCCATCACCAGCCGCATTACAAGTGCATATTAAGTGCAAGCACTCAG GGACCCAGCCATTCCAGTGTCTGTACTGCAGCGAGTGTTTCCAGTTCCCGGGCGCCTTACAGCACCATGTATCCACTGACCACTTTAACGAAACGGAGAACACATTTGGTTGTGAGCTATGTGGGGAGCTCTTCACATCACAGGCCCTACTAGAGAAACACTATGAGACAGACCATCCCGACATAGTACTGGCGGAAACCCAGGCAGCAAATACTCAAGTTGTACAG GTCATCCAGACGCAGGATCAGGTGGCGGCAGGAGAACAAGTCATAACCTTAGACCAGTCCCAGCTGGCAGGTTCTCAAGTCATTGTGGCATTACCGGACTCTCAGAGCAGCCAAGCAGCTGGCACAGAACTGGTAGCAGTCAGCATGGAGGATTTATTTGATGGAACAGTCACCCTTATATGTGGAGACGCTGTCTCGGGAATGACACAGAGAACTCAGAGCTAA